One genomic segment of Capricornis sumatraensis isolate serow.1 chromosome 6, serow.2, whole genome shotgun sequence includes these proteins:
- the LOC138080754 gene encoding putative spermatogenesis-associated protein 31C2, producing METSEREQASNGKKGKKQEQQEKWSFERPPHGRACSPPPAPCSAPKPSGSMMSLTQGDSTALALGTIQHRSSPHSPGLAWWQEAAKAWSFSTLTHLESQKESLPLSPPEASFLGDPRNRQIEAGSLAFINPDVQELLEILITKRVELKFWKEKEEEEAGYHLNSSGKRIESLGHKQDTLGHQHFRNIKGKHEQLLGPEKPRYPDTLGDCLQKTCSQLFWGLPFLHSESLVAAVTLPGSAQELCPVLFNEHSKARPFHLPAKVTSKLSLAKHLTHPVTQAQPQSLTPTMPQLQPSHLGHMETQAQPLPLTPIMPQCQPSSEVSMETQSSAQILASTMPHSQPPTWAHMKTQVLPLLQTPSMSQCQPPQPQAHVEIQDQSLPWTPNIPQFQPPPRTHMETQVESQLLAQTMPHIQVPLQAHVETQVPPLLQTPSMSQYQPPQPRTHMETWVQSQLLAQTMPQFQAPLRAHMETQVPPLLWTPSMSQCQPPQPQAHMETQVQHLRWTPNMPQFQPPVWAHMKTQAQPLPWGGRGQATMPQCPPTSKISMEVQDHQQPSTPTMPQFQPPPRAHMEIQAQPIPLNLNIPLCQPSSRAHMEIQARPQSLTPVIPLYHPRPQAQFETTVHPSASRSVQSSSSQHQIGSIETSCPTVQNKASSFSSNAIENLESHFRKKQLERERTLPSSVKNSQQVFSQVSPNLPQETRSSQANSSVSVLPGYLISPEVQEKLEHHISQRFTQQQSGLLNRIQASQKLMQPQDRYPRPCQAQGREGPSRCSAGLGKRRQDAQKMRSKCPAQIVPGRDLRHDVGQSVGKITKHLYMFSANPPVEDPRAKSESERVLSPDKKHPAVSSVLTERKGEQICEREIPVKVYHSRLAGNLVLDILGETNGPMKTESTQSSQDGKASMIPSHESLALSPYTEQELEAHTMRFRVRHRWSLLFKVLKFIFCLKLKKVQRPTLKATCESGDHSAPLTKGLGKPPQPHAGEKLITTEAVAPLESPLPVPSWATKKTCGYLGGPTPGDTHKPSDVHLTGQENKPSSPAPKYNFVSRMWHSESVVETEKGGLEPSPSSAMASSEPQKKTRGQASPESCSNVIVVDLDECSPSSRAQEVVEGDSAGKGTREPSVQVKSLDINMDFRRLRSPRCNKSPSLNTKSVASNTEDLLFERQFLKLESQGFTDQQDHAQGQATSVLLQDCETGVLLQDCATDTLLKDCHSNMFLAANILASQQSLPYQILSSGDKSNSSELYDATSSEGSSQGQQVDMKQQLKYKSQGKKSVPKDGREKYTRPKLRQIQKGLAERRAYQPQGMSHPGQKKESTESLKSKFRQKRQVLSESHFKERIKLLLQWIFPNKCKEPEEPLQKGKPETVSVKSQESIKSKSTMDSRAVEAQTVITAVGQILKEKMVFHHGPHATELNWYQAEFQDPIGPHYCHHRILSYQEQRRMRRDTPRYHQATPMCHSFSNKEARVEDASRRDASPSMHESDL from the exons ATGGAAACATCAGAAAG ggaacaag catcaAATGGAAAGAAGGGGAAGAAGCAGGAGCAGCAAGAGAAATGGAGCTTTGAAAG GCCCCCTCATGGGAGAGCCTGCTCTCCACCTCCAGCACCCTGCTCTGCCCCAAAACCATCAGGCTCCATGATGAGTCTCACTCAGGGTGACTCTACGGCACTCGCACTGGGCACCATCCAACACAGGTCATCTCCACActcccctggcctggcctggTGGCAGGAAGCAGCCAAAGCTTGGAGCTTCTCCACCTTGACACACTTAGAGTCCCAGAAAGAaagccttcccctctccccaccagagGCTTCATTCTTGGGAGATCCCAGAAACAGGCAGATAGAGGCTGGTAGCCTCGCTTTTATCAACCCTGATGTCCAGGAGCTGCTGGAAATACTAATCACCAAGAGAGTGGAACTTAAGttttggaaagagaaagaggaggaggaggcaggctaCCACCTGAATTCTTCAGGGAAGAGGATCGAGTCACTGGGTCACAAACAGGACACCTTGGGTCACCAACACTTCCGGAACATAAAAGGCAAACATGAACAGCTGCTTGGTCCTGAGAAGCCCCGATATCCTGACACTTTGGGGGACTGTCTACAGAAGACATGCAGCCAgctcttctggggtctcccctttCTGCACagtgagtctcttgtagctgCTGTCACACTACCTGGGTCAGCTCAAGAGTTATGCCCTGTCTTATTTAATGAACACTCTAAAGCCAGACCATTCCATCTTCCAGCTAAAGTAACTTCAAAACTGTCATTGGCCAAGCACTTGACCCACCCTGTCACCCAGGCTCAACCTCAATCCTTGACTCCAACCATGCCCCAGTTGCAGCCATCACATCTGGGTCACATGGAGACCCAGGCCCAACCCCTACCCTTGACTCCAATCATGCCACAATGTCAACCATCATCTGAAGTTTCCATGGAGACCCAGTCCAGTGCCCAAATCTTGGCTTCAACCATGCCTCACTCTCAACCACCAACTTGGGCTCACATGAAGACCCAGGTTCTACCCCTACTCCAGACTCCATCCATGTCCCAGTGTCAACCACCACAACCTCAAGCTCACGTGGAGATTCAGGACCAGTCCCTTCCTTGGACTCCAAACATACCCCAGTTTCAACCACCACCTCGAACTCACATGGAGACCCAGGTCGAATCCCAACTCTTGGCTCAAACCATGCCTCACATTCAAGTACCACTTCAGGCCCAcgtggagacccaggttccacccctACTCCAGACTCCATCCATGTCCCAGTATCAACCGCCACAACCTCGAACTCAcatggagacctgggtccaatcccaaCTCCTGGCTCAAACCATGCCTCAATTTCAAGCACCACTTCGGGCTCacatggagacccaggttccacccctACTCTGGACTCCATCCATGTCCCAGTGTCAACCACCACAACCTCAGGCTCACATGGAGACCCAGGTCCAACACCTACGCTGGACTCCAAACATGCCCCAGTTTCAACCACCTGTTTGGGCTCACATGAAGACCCAGGCCCAACCCCTTCCTTGGGGAGGTAGAGGTCAGGCAACCATGCCTCAATGTCCACCAACATCTAAGATTTCCATGGAGGTCCAGGACCACCAACAACCCTCAACTCCAACCATGCCCCAGTTTCAACCACCTCCTCGGGCTCACATGGAGATCCAAGCCCAACCGATACCCTTGAATCTAAACATCCCTCTCTGTCAGCCATCTTCTCGGGCTCATATGGAGATCCAGGCCAGACCCCAATCCTTGACTCCAGTCATACCCCTATATCATCCACGACCTCAGGCTCAGTTCGAAACAACTGTCCATCCATCAGCCTCTCGCTCAGTCCAGTCATCATCATCTCAACACCAGATTGGGTCCATTGAAACATCTTGCCCTACAGTCCAAAATAAGGCATCGTCTTTCAGTTCAAATGCAATTGAAAACCTGGAAAGTCACTTTCGGAAAAAACAActagaaagagagagaactcTACCCTCTTCAGTTAAAAACTCTCAGCAAGTCTTTAGCCAGGTCAGTCCCAACCTACCCCAGGAGACCAGGTCTTCCCAGGCTAACAGCTCTGTCTCTGTCCTTCCTGGGTATTTGATCAGCCCTGAGGTGCAGGAGAAACTGGAGCACCACATTTCCCAAAGGTTCACGCAGCAACAGAGTGGCCTGTTGAACAGAATCCAAGCATCTCAGAAACTGATGCAGCCTCAGGATCGATACCCAAGGCCTTGTcaggcacagggcagggaggggccctCAAGATGCTCTGCAGGTCTAGGCAAAAGGAGACAGGATGCACAAAAGATGAGGTCCAAGTGCCCAGCACAAATCGTACCAGGGAGAGACCTGCGCCATGATGTAGGGCAGAGTGTGGGGAAGATCACTAAACATCTGTACATGTTCTCAGCCAACCCTCCAGTGGAGGATCCGAGAGCAAAATCTGAGTCAGAAAGAGTGTTGAGCCCAGACAAGAAGCATCCAGCAGTCTCAAGCGTCCttacagagaggaagggagagcaaATCTGTGAGAGAGAGATCCCTGTGAAAGTCTATCATTCGAGGCTTGCTGGCAACCTTGTTTTAGACATTCTGGGAGAGACAAATGGTCCCATGAAAACAGAAAGTACACAGTCCTCTCAGGATGGGAAAGCCTCCATGATCCCCTCCCATGAGTCTCTTGCCCTCAGTCCGTATACCGAGCAGGAGCTGGAAGCACATACAATGAGGTTTCGGGTGAGGCACAGGTGGAGCCTACTCTTCAAAGTCCTTAAGTTCATATTTTGCTTGAAGCTGAAAAAGGTTCAAAGGCCCACATTGAAGGCCACCTGTGAATCTGGAGACCACTCAGCCCCATTAACCAAGGGCTTGGGAAAACCTCCTCAGCCCCACGCAGGAGAGAAACTGATAACAACAGAGGCAGTTGCCCCACTGGAGAgtcccctccctgtcccctcatGGGCGACTAAGAAAACCTGCGGGTACCTGGGAGGACCCACACCTGGTGACACCCATAAGCCCTCAGATGTCCATCTGACTGGACAGGAAAACAAACCATCTTCTCCGGCCCCCAAATACAACTTTGTGAGCAGAATGTGGCACAGTGAGTCTGTTGTGGAAACTGAGAAAGGTGGCCTGGAGCCAAGTCCAAGTTCAGCAATGGCCAGCAGTGAGCCACAGAAGAAAACTAGGGGGCAGGCCTCCCCAGAATCTTGCTCTAATGTGATAGTTGTGGACCTCGATGAATGTTCCCCATCTTCCAGGGCCCAAGAGGTTGTGGAAGGAGACTCAGCTGGGAAGGGCACCAGGGAACCTAGTGTGCAGGTCAAATCCCTAGACATTAATATGGATTTCAGGAGATTACGGTCTCCAAGGTGCAATAAAAGCCCCTCATTGAATACAAAATCTGTTGCCTCAAATACAGAAGATCTACTCTTTGAGAGACAGTTTCTTAAGCTTGAGTCTCAAGGGTTCACTGACCAGCAGGATCACGCTCAAGGCCAAGCCACCAGTGTGCTCCTTCAAGACTGTGAAACTGGTGTGCTTCTTCAAGACTGTGCCACTGATACACTTCTCAAAGACTGTCACTCAAATATGTTTCTTGCTGCAAACATCTTGGCTTCTCAGCAATCTCTGCCCTATCAGATCTTATCCAGTGGAGACAAATCCAATTCCTCAGAACTCTATGATGCTACATCAAGTGAAGGGAGCAGCCAGGGGCAGCaggtggacatgaaacaacagctcAAATATAAGAGCCAAGGCAAGAAGTCTGTCCCCAAGGATGGGAGAGAGAAATACACAAGGCCCAAATTAAGACAGATTCAAAAAGGACTGGCAGAACGGAGGGCTTACCAACCCCAAGGGATGAGCCATCCTGGCCAGAAAAAAGAATCAACAGAGTCCCTAAAAAGTAAGTTTCGACAGAAGAGACAGGTTCTGTCAGAAAGCCACTTCAAAGAAAGGATTAAGCTCCTTCTGCAGTGGATTTTCCCCAATAAATGCAAAGAACCAGAAGAGCCCCTGCAAAAAGGCAAGCCTGAAACAGTCAGTGTCAAGAGCCAAGAATCAATCAAAAGCAAATCCACCATGGACAGCAGGGCTGTTGAGGCTCAGACTGTCATAACAGCTGTTGGACAGATCCTAAAAGAGAAGATGGTGTTTCACCATGGACCTCATGCCACGGAGTTAAATTGGTACCAAGCAGAATTCCAAGACCCAATAGGTCCACATTACTGCCACCACAGAATTCTCTCCTACCAAGAACAAAGGAGAATGAGGAGAGATACACCCCGTTATCACCAAGCTACCCCGATGTGCCATAGCTTTTCAAATAAGG AGGCCAGGGTGGAAGATGCCAGCAGACGGGATGCATCACCCAGCATGCATGAAAGTGACCTGTAG